One Armatimonadia bacterium DNA segment encodes these proteins:
- a CDS encoding IS4 family transposase: MARKGDGEPGAKTLWRGLNRLHDIVLGALLFAPHLLDVGNV, encoded by the coding sequence TTGGCTCGCAAGGGCGATGGCGAACCGGGAGCCAAGACGCTGTGGCGCGGGCTGAACCGCCTGCATGACATCGTCCTGGGCGCCCTCCTCTTCGCCCCCCATCTCCTAGATGTGG